A single Klebsiella variicola DNA region contains:
- the cmoM gene encoding tRNA uridine 5-oxyacetic acid(34) methyltransferase CmoM has protein sequence MQDRNFDDIAEKFSRNIYGTTKGQLRQAILWQDLEPLLAQLGPGPLRVLDAGGGEGQTAIKVAQLGHHVTLCDLSAEMVARARQAAVDKGVIDNMHFVQCAAQDIAQHLESPVDLVLFHAVLEWVAEPQEVLRTLWSTLRPGGGLSLMFYNANGLLMHNMVAGNFDYVQLGMPKKKKRTLSPDYPREPQQVYHWLEEIGWQIVSKTGVRVFHDYLREKRQQHDSYAALLELETRYCRQEPYLSLGRYIHVTALKSQAHSRRCKDKV, from the coding sequence GTGCAGGATCGCAATTTCGATGACATTGCTGAAAAGTTTTCGCGCAATATTTACGGCACCACAAAAGGTCAGCTGCGCCAGGCGATCCTCTGGCAGGATCTGGAACCGCTGCTGGCGCAGCTGGGGCCGGGACCGCTGAGGGTGCTGGATGCCGGCGGCGGCGAAGGGCAAACAGCCATTAAAGTGGCGCAACTGGGCCATCACGTGACGCTGTGCGATCTCTCCGCTGAAATGGTGGCGCGCGCCCGCCAGGCGGCCGTCGATAAAGGTGTGATCGACAACATGCATTTTGTACAATGCGCGGCTCAGGATATTGCGCAGCATTTGGAAAGCCCGGTTGATCTGGTACTGTTTCATGCGGTGCTGGAGTGGGTGGCGGAGCCCCAGGAGGTGCTGCGTACGCTGTGGTCGACACTGCGTCCTGGCGGTGGGCTGTCGTTGATGTTCTACAATGCTAACGGCCTGCTGATGCACAATATGGTGGCTGGTAATTTCGATTACGTACAATTGGGCATGCCAAAAAAGAAAAAACGCACGCTGTCGCCGGATTATCCGCGTGAGCCGCAGCAGGTTTATCACTGGCTGGAAGAGATTGGCTGGCAGATTGTCAGCAAAACCGGCGTGCGGGTGTTTCATGATTATCTGCGTGAAAAACGCCAACAGCATGACAGCTATGCGGCGCTGCTGGAGCTGGAAACGCGCTACTGTCGTCAGGAGCCGTATCTCAGCCTGGGCCGTTATATTCATGTCACCGCGCTTAAGAGCCAGGCTCATAGCCGCAGATGCAAGGATAAAGTATGA